AGGAGCCCACTCTGGGAGAGGCgtccaaagaagaagacagcAACCTAGCCGAAAGGCTAAGGGCTTTGAGGGTGAGTGACAAGCCTTGTTGTGTACGTTTGGGCACACTGGCTGATATGTGATAGCCTGCGACATGAGGGGTGTGTACGTATCATACATATCATGTGTTGTAAGACGTTTATATGCACTTTATGCACTTCCTCATGACGTCCTAGATCAGCTTCTTGGAACTGACGGCGTCACCCACTCTTCCTATCCGGTCCACGTCAGGCGCTCCCCAGACAAGCACATTCCCTTTACCGTCGACCCATCCCCTCTTTTTAATCCATTCGACATCTCCAAGCCTCTTGATAGGTACCCAACTACTGGTAGCCTTTGAAGTCGCCGCGGCCGTTTCCGCAAGAGGCACCTCGGGAATAGCTTTAGATGGTGAAGCAGGGGTGGAAGTAGCAGGGGGCAAATTGCGGTTGGTAGGAAGTACAGAGGCGACCGACTGGAAGGCCTTTTGTTCTCTAGCCTCGTCTTCAATAGATCGGATCTTTTTTCGCTCGTCAATAGGAGGTAGCAAATCCTCGACATCAGACTTAAATGTCCTGAATCAGCTCCACACCGTGATAAGATTGAAATGCACCAACGAAGTCGTCCTGCTGCACTGCAGAGATAGAGTAGGCATAGACGCCCAAGGCAAATGCAACAATAGTTCCTCCGATAAGGACATTGGTCAAGATGAACGGCTTCCTAGCACGCTTGAGGGAGGGAGACATGCCCTATGAGAAATTTAGCCTTTTACTACCGGATGATGCGTCAGTCGGAACGTACATAACCCTTGGGATGGTATGTTCGGTCGACTTCCTTGGGTGTAGGGTGTTGGGACATGGTGAAAATGGTTTGCAATGAGTAGTATAGCAAAGTGAAGAAAGAAGCCCTTTGTCTTGAAGGACGAACAAGGACGAACTACTCAGAAGACTGACGGATAGGGACAAAGAGGTCGGGTAAAGAAAAGCGAAACTATGTAGGCCTGTCACTACATGCGTTAATATACAATGATTGAAGCCAAACATCTAATGGCGAGATGTGTGAGTGGTCTAAACAGCTGTCTTAAGGTGTTGTTAAACACTGAAAGCCCGGCAGTCCTCCGGGGCGTGGGTTCGAATCCCACTCTCGTCAAttcttttttgttctttttccttttttaGCTGgtcttttgttttcttGTATCCAGATCTGAGCAGAATTATCTCTTGGACGAAATCTTTCTATCATAGGTAATCAATTGTGTAAGGCACTCGCCTCTGAGAGAAGACAGGAGCAAACTTAATAATGAAGTTAAACATGCAAGACGCTTTATGCTGAGTGGTGTAGACGCGTCGACGCGTGAAAAAAGGAATATGAATTGCTGCGTGTGACCGGCGGCAGGCGGTGTTGTTGTCGCCGACGGCTCTTCGTTCCTTCGTTTTCTTTCGACAAAAACATCTTTCTAACATACATTCACTCATCTGCAACAAGACCTTGTTTGGCCTAGAACCATGCCTATTCACACTCTTGCTTCGGCATTTGGAGATATCTCCACATCGCAGTTGATTGCAGGCGCTGCTACTTTTGCTGTCGTCTTTTGGGTCAAACTGTGGTCTGGAGGCAAGAAATGTagctgggaaagggaatgGGCAGGGAAAATGATTTTAGTGGTTGTATGTTGTTTCCTcataaaaaaaaagaagagaaaaaaaattcGTAACATCTCTAGTGGGCTCTATTGACCATTTCCATAGGCACCTCCAACGCCGACTATCATCACACTCATAGACCAACTATTGCAACTTCCATCACCTCCAcaaatcctcttcctcccgcCCATCCCaagtcctcttcctcaagaTATCCTGACCATACTGCACGCTATTCGTCTCTCCGCCTCCCGTAACCCCCTCGCTCAATTGCACTGCGAGAGTCTCCCTAGGACTCCAGAGGCAGTAAGGGACTTTACGAAGAAATGGGCTACAGCTCCTACTGGTACAACTGGTgcggatggaagaaggattgaCGCTGTCGTCCTTGGCGAAGGTTGGGAAGTTCGTCCGATGGAACCAAAGGTCGAGGGGAAATGGAGCGTGCACGAGCATCAGTACCACTTGCTCACAGCTTTATTACCTTACTTGTTACGGGCTCCCAAGGAAAGAAGTATCAGGATAGTCTCTCTCGTATCCCCCGCTTGGACATCCGCAATCCCATCCATGACCGGTGTGAAGCCTCGGGACGATATCGTGTATAAtactggaagaaggagcatAAGCACCATACTGTTGATGAAGCATTTCCAGCTTATTTTAGATACGCTTGCTGCAGCAGCGCTGGGCGCCGTCAAGCCTGTACCCGGTGCTGATGACGAGGCTGAGGTGGTAAAAAAGAGGGACATGAGCGTGAAAAGCAACGTTATGAGCATTAGTGTCATTATGCCTTGGGCCAGGACTGAAGTTCTGAAAGCTGCAATGGTGGAAACCCCTTTGAGCAAGATTCTGTGCGTATGGTGTGCTGACAATAACAAGGGAAGCTGACCAGTATCGCAGCTGGATCTTATTATACCCCTTCGTTCTCATTCTGACTCCATCATCGCAAAAGACCATCCAGTCAATTCTGTTTGCCCTATCTGCTCCTGTCCGATACGAGCCTCTCGACGATACTCTCAAAGTAAAGAACCAAGATAAAGAGGCACTTGATCCTCGTAGGAGTACAgtgggaggtggagatgtTGTCAGAGATTGTGCAGTTGTAGAGTAAGCACCATTGGCATTCTCCTTGTCTGCACAGAGCTGATTTGCGGTTTAGTGTACCTCCTGTCTTGTGTGATCCGGCCCTAGCAAAAGCTACTTATGATGACTTGGAAAAGAGAGTTGAAGCGGGAGtaaagaggatggagagtaAAGACAGAACCAAGCCAGAGGGCAAATAGCTAGACATGTAGTGGGTATGAACATGGAAACCGCACTGTAGCCACATATATCTAGCATTGATGATACCCAAGATGGCTCCCATGGTTTGCTGTTGACAGTCGATCCCAGGGGTAATAGCTGGCGACCACTTAATCTGTCTTGTTAAAATAATGTATGTTACATGCTTCTCATCTATACACATCTAGCCCAGGAAGTTGAAAGCGAAAAGGTGAAGGACAACAGATGCTGCGCAAAAGTCTGCAAATGCTCTTCAAATGAAACCTCAGCTATGGCATCCGAAACTATGAGACATGGCACATACCGTTCTTGGGAAACTTCCTTGAActctccatctcgtccAGGAGCAACCTGCGCTCTCAAACCCGCCAAAAGAACAAACTGTCCAACAGTTGATCCGAACCTGTACAGTCTGTCAGCTCATTCCATTTTAATATTCGCAGAAAAGCAAACTCACCCTCCAGCGAAGGCATGGAAAGGGTACACAGTGACCAAAATCCTGTAGGCAAACTGAAGGATGCCTGAcagaaggatgaaaagcaAGAATGCATCGATGAGCTTGACGCGAGCGGGTGTTGTAGAAGTGTAGTTATCGATGAGGGTGTCGAAGGATGACTGGAGGTTTTTGGAATTGACTGCAGGCTGGGGTGACTTTGATGCCATGATGAgggggagagtggagagaggaaggatgttTTTGCAGAAAGAATAAAAAGAGTTGTCGAGCGAGACAATACATGGATACGGACTGCGATCTGCGACAACAGGAATGACCGCCTGGCATCGCGGTGTAAGTCTCCGCATGTTATAATTACGTAATGTATTCAACTTACGTAACGAGAGCTCTTCACTggctcatcatcaccgAGGGCTCGGAGATGCGGTCGGGCTGATCTGTCGGCGCGGCAGTCGGCGGGGTAGTCACTCGATGTCCTCGGCCTGGAAACTGCAACTGATCTGCAGCGAACGCTTCGCCGTCAGCTCGGCTTCGTTACACCTCCCGGCACAGATACCATGACCTGTCCACTCGGCATGCATCTGTGCTGGATATCCACAATGGCATATATATACTTCCCATAGCCCTCTAATTTACACCACAGCTTCACACGAACCTGGCAACGAACACACCAACAGTCtcgacaacaacaaactTGAACAATGAACCCAACTCAACCCAACAGCTGGCACCGACGCTGGTTAGCTCATCCCGACTTCCACTACTCCATCAGCCATCGCTTCCGTTGGCCGGCCTATCCTGTCGAGGGCCCTGCAGTAGCCTCCAGTGCTGCGGCTGGTGCTGCGAACGCTGCCAATGCTGGGGCCGCAGGTGTAGCTGAAGGCGCTGCCGCCAACGCTGCTTTTGGTGCCGGAGGGGGACTTCCCCCTCGGGGACCTTACGGAGGCTACCACCATTACTATGATGGGAGATATCCTTATGGACGTCGATTTGGTAGGCGGCCATTTTTAAGGCGCTTCTTCTGGGtttgtccttctcctcactAGGTTATTATATCGATTGTTGATGTCCTCCATAGTTTGGTTTGGGTATAGGAGCCGCTACCATTTGGCATAGGCATCATGACCAAAAACGGCAAGACCTGGAGAGGTTTATCACTGACCCCAAGTGCTGGACCAGCAAGCATCACCGCCACCATCTTCCTGCTACTCCCGTCGACTCCACCGCTGCTGCCGCTACCACAACAATCCCTCTTGACTCTAACGACATAAATCCTTCATACGAAGCCTCTCCCAGAGATGATCGTCGTCAATGGGGCTGGAGAGCGTGTCGAGagcggaagatggaggaacGCAGgttgagggaagaagctctCAAATACCAAGCTCGAGCCCAGTCTAATGCTTCtacctcttcatctcctgaCGCAGCCCCTGCCGagcagaaggaggttgCTGACTTTCAGAATGCCCGAGAAGCTGTAGAGAAACTCTGGGCAGAAAAAAGGGCAGAGGCGAATGAGGCACAAAAGAGGGCTAATGACAAGGTAAGCTCAGGTTGTTTGTACATCAATCAACATCaagcaatggttgataaTTGCCTATAGGCTAGAGAATATGCTAGTGAGAGGCTCGAGAAACTCAGTGCTGCTCTTGAACGCCTTCGAGTAGTAagtcatcattcatcatttAAACCATTTTCGAGTATTAAAATTACTGTGCTGGATAGTCTCTTCAAGAAGATAACAAGCGAGGTGAAGACAAGAAGTTGGTGTGATATATCAATTTGAATACTTTATCATATTAATGCTTTAGTCCTAAGCCTTGTTGTTATGTATCCATTTCCAAACACTAATTAGCTTTGTTACCAAAAGTTCTAAAGCTGCTTACATATGTATATGGCTTGCCTCCCTGTCCTTCACCATGATCGTTTCACGTAGCGTTGACTTGATTCCCTTTGCTTCTACCTGATCCACGATTGAAAGAGTCCATACCTATCTTCGACCGCGATGGTTGCGAGACTCTCAAATGAATCTCAACTAAGCTTGAAGGAGAGCATTTGGCGAGAGACATCGCCATCGTCACTTGTACATCTTCGGACTATTCAAAGTCTGGTAGAAGGCATGTTAGCGTATCACAATTTTTACCTAGCCTTATGTGGTTACAGAGACATTTGCTCTGCAAATGGATTCATAGTGGTAATTCTCAATTATTCAACTATTGTAATGCTAACAAATTACACAAAATCGACTGTCCTTACGTTCTATTTGGTGCGCCTGACAAAGTCGCGAAGCATCCTATAATCTGAACTTGGCAGAAAAAGATCGTTTGGAGTACTGGCCAGCCATGTAAATTCCATTACCCAACCCTGTGTCATAGACATTTAATAAGCCACCGTTTCCGCACATCTCGTTCACGTCGCCAGTACAGGGGGTGATACACCTATTCTCATTTCGCTTTACGGAAGTATTGAGATAGTCACCACAGTGACACTCCTGAGCATACTCTGTGCCAGCGAAAGCATAGCCTTTGCCCGTGCAGAAGGAAACGCAAGCTTCGTTGGTCATGCTGGTAGTGGAAGTGTAGGAGGTGCCGTTCAAGTGACGCGGCGTGTAGTCGGAGTAACAACCGAGATattgagaagaaagagcgGATGCCGATGGGACCGTTGTCACGGAACTGCTGGAGGCCGAGGCTGAGGCGGAtgtggagatgagggaagAAGTCGTAGAAGATCCAGAGTAGGAGTAGGTAGAGAGAGAAGTTGCAGAGTTTGGGGAAATCGAGCTAGTGGAAGCGGTGATGGCATTGAGCATGATAGAAGAGGTGCCAGATGTGGAAGAAACGGCTGAAATAAGGGTAGACTCGTTGGCAGCAACTGAAGTAATCGCGGAAGATGTGATACTTGAGCGGCTTGAGGCTGTGTTATTATCGAACTTGAAGGTTGTGAGTCGATCGCTGCCGCCACATGTCTGAAGTTTATCCCCTAGTGGAAAAGTCAGCCCCGTTTCGAGGTAACGATATAGACATTGACCCACCACCGCAAGCCATGCTACAGCTAGATTCGTCTGCAGCGACACTACCTGCACTGAAACTGTTTGCGCAATAGCATTGAGTACTGTATTCCGTTCTATGTCCGTAATCAGCACTAAATaagaaaggggaaggggggCGAAACTTGACACACCCTGAATAAATGTAACCCTCGGCTTGGCAAGTGCTCATACACAATTGAGGTGtcatggaagaagaggagaaagagtaTTTGGCAAGCGCTCGCTCATTCGTAGCTTCGGTCATACACCCGTAGGAGGTCCAGCCGGTAGGATAGGTAGGAGCAGAGTACAAAGAAGGGTTGTTGAAAAGAGTAAGAGTTGAAGAACCACCACAATTTTCATTGCTGTTCGCGGCGCAAGCCAAATTGCACTTCTCAGAAGCGAGTAGAGTGGTGTTGGAGGCTCCGTTCCTCATCTCAAAATCACCTATACCATATCAGCATTAGAT
The nucleotide sequence above comes from Cryptococcus neoformans var. grubii H99 chromosome 1, complete sequence. Encoded proteins:
- a CDS encoding mitochondrial protein gives rise to the protein MSQHPTPKEVDRTYHPKGYGMSPSLKRARKPFILTNVLIGGTIVAFALGVYAYSISAVQQDDFSDVEDLLPPIDERKKIRSIEDEAREQKAFQSVASVLPTNRNLPPATSTPASPSKAIPEVPLAETAAATSKATSSWVPIKRLGDVEWIKKRGWVDGKGNVLVWGAPDVDRIGRVGDAVSSKKLI
- a CDS encoding oligosaccharyltransferase complex subunit epsilon — its product is MASKSPQPAVNSKNLQSSFDTLIDNYTSTTPARVKLIDAFLLFILLSGILQFAYRILVTVYPFHAFAGGFGSTVGQFVLLAGLRAQVAPGRDGEFKEVSQERAFADFCAASVVLHLFAFNFLG